A single genomic interval of Anopheles marshallii chromosome 2, idAnoMarsDA_429_01, whole genome shotgun sequence harbors:
- the LOC128708550 gene encoding G patch domain-containing protein 4 → MDFAKNILQKYGWKEGDGLGKKKDGITVPIKVSIKKNTSGFGATQLSEATNNWWERCYNEATGNIEIQSGKKHKNGEVTLHQVNKDAVEITTKSYSVNKLKRMNQNGSKYGNVFLKASTLLGNTGREEEDPDHIRMEDIKFNPVKTLTDEELFAACGGRTAHKGARHGLGMNGKLARIDEQNNKLLQQLESKSFETVIKSNDWQVQLTKNGRKKSKKQKRNVQRWIEHSSADVDEQVKDMVHHADYVVAKNKKKRKAQQKTDQELANEMVSMFAGLPEETGVEENKTDVQKTKAKRKSKKALCLNDELDLLSEKIRKLDHSSVTIKKKDKKKVSKLKQAMSNVGDDDTAMLDPAAKYRKDYRTDLKQNNRLLKMQVRHEVAEEKPVKKPVTLLRSDSSDQEEEDVVQRVNDEQNQYRSKMRATVPKINIIEPTEDDCFAMGQSLKEHHKNDVKRVGNRSSSGKRKKTKKRERQLAQLADKLSKNL, encoded by the exons ATGGATTTTGCTaagaatattttacaaaaatatggCTGGAAAGAAG GTGATGGGCTTGGCAAGAAAAAGGATGGAATTACGGTTCCCATCAAAGTCAgtataaagaaaaacactagCGGATTCGGAGCAACTCAATTGAGTGAGGCAACTAACAACTGGTGGGAACGTTGTTACAATGAGGCGACCGGCAATATAGAGATACAATCTggcaagaaacacaaaaacggaGAGGTTACCCTTCATCAGGTGAACAAAGATGCGGTTGAGATTACCACCAAAAGTTATTCCGTAAACAAATTGAAGCGAATGAATCAGAATGGCTCCAAGTATGGAAACGTATTCCTTAAAGCTTCTACGTTGTTAGGAAATACGGGTCGAGAGGAAGAGGATCCTGACCACATCCGTATGGAGGATATCAAGTTTAATCCCGTAAAAACACTTACGGACGAAGAGTTGTTTGCAGCCTGTGGTGGTCGAACGGCCCACAA AGGTGCTCGTCATGGATTGGGCATGAATGGTAAGCTGGCACGCATCGACGAACAGAACAATAAGCTTTTGCAGCAGTTGGAGAGCAAATCATTCGAAACTGTGATAAAATCTAACGACTGGCAGGTACAGCTAACTAAAAATGGGCGTAAAAAGTCGAAAAAACAGAAGCGAAACGTACAACGATGGATTGAGCACAGTTCAGCGGATGTTGATGAGCAAGTGAAAGATATGGTCCATCATGCAGATTACGTGgtggcgaaaaacaaaaagaaaagaaaagcccaacaaaaaaccgaCCAAGAACTGGCAAATGAAATGGTGAGCATGTTTGCGGGATTACCGGAAGAAACCGGCGTAGAAGAGAATAAGACGGATGTACAGAAAACTAAAGCGAAACGCAAATCAAAAAAGGCTCTATGTTTGAATGATGAATTAGATCTTCTGAGTGAAAAAATTCGTAAACTGGACCACAGTTCGGTgacgattaaaaaaaaggacaaaaagaaAGTGAGCAAACTTAAACAGGCGATGAGCAATGTTGGAGATGATGATACTGCTATGCTTGATCCGGCAGCCAAGTATCGCAAGGACTATCGTACCGacttgaaacaaaataatcgaCTGCTAAAAATGCAGGTGCGTCACGAAGTTGCGGAGGAAAAGCCCGTCAAAAAGCCGGTCACTCTGCTGCGATCTGATTCCAGTGACCAGGAGGAAGAGGACGTAGTGCAGCGCGTAAACGACGAACAGAACCAGTACAGGTCGAAAATGCGTGCCACAGTGCCAAAGATAAACATTATCGAACCAACGGAAGATGATTGTTTTGCTATGGGGCAGAGCTTAAAAGAGCACCATAAGAACGATGTGAAGCGTGTGGGTAATCGATCCTCGAGCGGGAAACGCAAGAAAACTAAGAAAAGGGAACGTCAATTGGCACAGCTAGCGGACAAACTGTCCAAAAATTTGTAA